The Desulfoscipio gibsoniae DSM 7213 genome contains a region encoding:
- the panC gene encoding pantoate--beta-alanine ligase: MQVCRTIGEIKEFANKARVAGKTVGLVPTMGYFHEGHLNLMREAKKNCDVVVVSLYVNPIQFGPKEDLGEYPRDFDRDCTMARSVGVDAIFAPGNDEMYPPGYNSFVEVAGITNKLCGLSRPGHFRGVTTVVAKLFNIVKPDRAFFGQKDAQQAMVIEKMVRDLNMGLEVVTLPIVREADGLAMSSRNVYLSAEQRQAAPVLYRSLCAFRDAVAGGERDVQKLCRGIEEMILSTPGAQIDYVEILSVPDLEPLNTMTGRCIAALAVRFGKTRLIDNIVVEV, encoded by the coding sequence ATGCAGGTTTGCCGTACCATAGGGGAAATCAAAGAGTTTGCAAACAAAGCTCGGGTGGCGGGTAAAACTGTGGGTTTGGTGCCCACCATGGGTTATTTTCACGAGGGGCATTTGAATCTAATGCGGGAAGCTAAAAAAAATTGTGATGTTGTAGTGGTTTCCCTGTATGTTAACCCGATCCAGTTCGGCCCCAAAGAAGACCTGGGTGAATACCCCCGGGATTTTGACCGGGACTGCACCATGGCCCGGTCAGTGGGTGTGGATGCTATTTTTGCCCCCGGCAATGATGAAATGTACCCGCCGGGATACAACTCCTTTGTGGAAGTAGCTGGAATAACCAATAAACTTTGCGGGCTGTCCCGGCCCGGACATTTTCGCGGGGTAACCACTGTGGTGGCCAAGCTTTTCAATATCGTCAAACCCGACCGGGCTTTCTTTGGACAAAAGGATGCTCAGCAGGCTATGGTTATAGAAAAGATGGTGCGGGACTTGAACATGGGGCTGGAGGTTGTGACCCTGCCCATTGTGCGGGAAGCAGACGGGCTGGCCATGAGTTCCCGCAATGTTTACTTGAGTGCAGAGCAGCGCCAGGCTGCGCCTGTACTTTACCGGAGTCTGTGCGCCTTTCGGGATGCCGTAGCCGGCGGTGAAAGGGATGTGCAAAAACTGTGCCGGGGAATAGAGGAAATGATTTTATCCACTCCCGGTGCCCAAATTGATTATGTCGAAATATTGTCGGTGCCGGATCTGGAACCACTTAACACAATGACGGGCAGATGCATTGCCGCGCTGGCAGTGCGTTTCGGCAAAACCAGGCTGATTGACAATATAGTTGTGGAGGTATGA
- the panD gene encoding aspartate 1-decarboxylase: MFVTMFKSKIHRAVVTQANLNYVGSITIDEALMEAADILPNEKVQVVNNNNGARLETYVIPGPRDSGVICLNGAAARLVQPGDTVIIITYALMDRNEARNFKPTAILVDEHNKVTRVMEEKHGETA, from the coding sequence ATGTTCGTTACTATGTTTAAATCAAAAATCCACCGTGCCGTGGTAACCCAAGCCAATCTTAATTATGTGGGCAGTATTACCATTGATGAAGCTTTAATGGAGGCTGCGGACATATTGCCCAATGAAAAGGTGCAGGTGGTTAACAATAACAACGGTGCCCGGTTAGAAACTTACGTCATACCCGGTCCCAGGGATTCCGGAGTAATTTGCCTGAACGGGGCGGCGGCCAGACTGGTGCAGCCCGGCGATACCGTGATTATCATAACCTACGCCCTTATGGACCGCAACGAAGCACGTAATTTCAAGCCCACGGCGATATTGGTGGATGAGCATAATAAAGTTACCCGTGTCATGGAGGAAAAACACGGCGAAACAGCTTAA
- the nadA gene encoding quinolinate synthase NadA translates to MANVIDSKQLTDEIMRLKQQRNAIILSHVYQPPEIQEIADLVGDSLELSRQAAATNASVIVFCGVHFMAESAAILSPQKTVLLPEVNAGCPMADMVTAEALRAKKAELPGALVVCYVNTSAEVKAECDIACTSANAVQVVASLPSDRPVIFVPDKNLGRYVAKQSGRAMHIWEGCCPIHNQLAAEDVLQVKSRHPGALVLVHPECRPDVIELADHVASTTGMLRFARENPDGEYIVATEKGILHQFNKQCPDKNFYPASDKLICRDMQATTLEKVLRSLQTLEPRVTVTPEIGERALKCLERMLAV, encoded by the coding sequence GTGGCCAACGTTATCGATTCAAAACAATTAACGGATGAAATAATGCGGCTTAAGCAGCAGCGCAACGCGATTATTTTAAGTCACGTCTACCAGCCTCCCGAGATACAGGAAATTGCTGATTTAGTGGGCGATTCCCTGGAACTGTCCCGCCAGGCTGCCGCCACCAACGCCAGTGTGATTGTTTTTTGTGGAGTGCACTTTATGGCTGAAAGTGCGGCCATACTATCGCCGCAAAAAACCGTGCTGCTGCCCGAGGTAAATGCCGGGTGCCCCATGGCGGATATGGTAACGGCGGAGGCGCTGCGGGCCAAAAAGGCGGAACTTCCCGGTGCCCTGGTGGTGTGTTATGTCAATACATCGGCAGAAGTTAAAGCAGAATGTGATATTGCCTGCACATCGGCCAATGCCGTGCAGGTGGTGGCGTCACTGCCCTCCGACAGGCCGGTTATTTTCGTGCCTGACAAAAACCTGGGCCGTTATGTGGCCAAGCAGTCCGGGCGGGCGATGCACATCTGGGAAGGCTGCTGCCCTATTCATAACCAGCTGGCTGCGGAAGATGTGCTTCAAGTCAAGTCCCGGCATCCCGGGGCTCTGGTGTTGGTGCATCCTGAATGCCGCCCCGATGTGATAGAACTGGCTGACCATGTAGCCAGTACCACGGGCATGCTGAGGTTTGCCCGGGAAAACCCGGATGGGGAGTATATTGTGGCCACCGAGAAGGGAATATTGCATCAGTTTAACAAACAGTGCCCCGATAAGAATTTTTATCCCGCTTCGGATAAACTTATTTGCCGGGATATGCAAGCCACCACACTGGAAAAGGTGCTTCGCTCATTGCAAACGCTGGAGCCGCGGGTGACCGTTACCCCGGAGATTGGGGAGCGGGCTCTGAAGTGCCTGGAAAGGATGTTGGCG